Proteins co-encoded in one Streptococcus pyogenes genomic window:
- a CDS encoding ABC transporter ATP-binding protein — MTQHVIEMREITKKFGDFVANDHINLNVRKGEIHALLGENGAGKSTLMNMLAGLLEPTSGEIVINDKPVQIDSPSKSAKLGIGMVHQHFMLVEAFTVAENIILGNEVVKNGCLDLNQASKDIKVLSEKYGLAINPSAKVSDISVGAQQRVEILKTLYRGADILIFDEPTAVLTPAEIKELMTIMKNLVKEGKSIILITHKLDEIRAVADRVTVIRRGKSIETVDVAGATSQDLAEMMVGRSVSFTTSKKAAEPKDVVLSIKNLEVDENRGVPAVKGLSLDVRAGEIVGIAGIDGNGQSELIQAITGLRKVKSGSIMIKNNEVTHLSSRKITELSVGHVPEDRHRDGLILDLSLAENTALQTYYKQPLSQNGILNYTKINDYARQLMKEFDVRGANELVPARGFSGGNQQKAIIAREVDRDPDLLIVSQPTRGLDVGAIEYIHKRLIKERDKGKAVLVVSFELDEILNLSDRIAVIHDGKIQGIVSPENTNKQELGILMAGGSIHKEEGHV; from the coding sequence ATGACACAGCATGTCATTGAAATGAGAGAAATCACGAAAAAATTTGGTGATTTTGTTGCAAATGACCACATTAACTTAAATGTCAGAAAAGGTGAGATTCATGCCTTATTGGGTGAAAATGGGGCAGGTAAATCAACTTTGATGAATATGCTAGCTGGTCTCTTAGAGCCTACTAGTGGAGAAATTGTCATTAATGACAAGCCAGTTCAAATTGATTCGCCATCTAAATCAGCTAAGCTTGGTATCGGAATGGTACATCAACATTTCATGTTAGTAGAAGCCTTCACGGTTGCTGAGAATATTATTTTAGGAAATGAAGTAGTAAAAAATGGGTGCTTAGATCTTAACCAAGCATCGAAAGATATTAAGGTACTATCCGAAAAATATGGCCTTGCAATCAATCCATCAGCTAAAGTTTCTGATATTTCAGTAGGAGCACAACAACGTGTTGAGATTTTGAAAACCTTGTATCGTGGTGCAGATATTCTTATCTTTGATGAGCCAACTGCCGTTTTAACACCTGCAGAAATTAAAGAATTGATGACTATCATGAAGAATCTCGTGAAAGAAGGAAAATCAATTATTTTAATTACCCATAAACTGGACGAGATTCGTGCTGTCGCCGACCGTGTCACAGTTATTCGTCGTGGTAAGAGTATCGAAACAGTTGATGTGGCAGGAGCAACTTCACAAGATTTAGCTGAGATGATGGTGGGACGCTCGGTTTCCTTTACAACTAGCAAAAAAGCTGCTGAACCAAAAGATGTGGTCTTATCCATCAAAAATCTTGAAGTAGATGAAAATAGAGGGGTTCCAGCAGTTAAGGGGCTATCTCTAGATGTCCGAGCTGGTGAAATTGTAGGGATTGCTGGAATTGACGGAAATGGTCAATCTGAGTTAATTCAAGCTATTACAGGTTTACGTAAAGTCAAATCTGGAAGTATTATGATTAAAAACAATGAAGTCACTCATTTGTCTTCACGCAAAATTACTGAGTTATCAGTGGGTCACGTGCCAGAAGATCGTCATCGAGATGGTTTGATACTAGATCTTTCTTTAGCTGAAAATACAGCCTTACAAACCTATTACAAACAACCTCTAAGTCAAAATGGAATCTTAAATTATACTAAAATTAATGACTATGCTCGTCAATTAATGAAAGAATTTGATGTTCGCGGAGCCAATGAGCTAGTACCAGCTAGAGGATTTTCTGGTGGTAACCAACAAAAGGCCATTATTGCTCGTGAAGTGGACCGTGATCCAGATTTACTTATTGTTAGCCAACCAACACGTGGTCTTGATGTAGGAGCTATTGAATATATCCATAAGCGTTTGATTAAAGAACGTGATAAAGGTAAAGCTGTCCTCGTTGTTAGTTTTGAACTTGATGAAATATTGAATTTATCTGATCGAATTGCTGTTATTCATGATGGTAAAATTCAAGGTATCGTATCGCCAGAAAATACCAATAAACAAGAATTGGGTATTTTAATGGCAGGTGGTTCAATTCATAAGGAGGAAGGTCATGTCTAA
- a CDS encoding BMP family lipoprotein produces MNKKFIGLGLASVAVLSLAACGNRGASKGGASGKTDLKVAMVTDTGGVDDKSFNQSAWEGLQSWGKEMGLQKGTGFDYFQSTSESEYATNLDTAVSGGYQLIYGIGFALKDAIAKAAGDNEGVKFVIIDDIIEGKDNVASVTFADHEAAYLAGIAAAKTTKTKTVGFVGGMEGTVITRFEKGFEAGVKSVDDTIQVKVDYAGSFGDAAKGKTIAAAQYAAGADVIYQAAGGTGAGVFNEAKAINEKRSEADKVWVIGVDRDQKDEGKYTSKDGKEANFVLASSIKEVGKAVQLINKQVADKKFPGGKTTVYGLKDGGVEIATTNVSKEAVKAIKEAKAKIKSGDIKVPEK; encoded by the coding sequence ATGAACAAGAAATTTATTGGTCTTGGTTTAGCGTCAGTGGCTGTGCTGAGTTTAGCTGCTTGTGGTAATCGTGGTGCTTCTAAAGGTGGGGCATCAGGAAAAACTGATTTAAAAGTTGCAATGGTTACCGATACTGGTGGTGTAGATGACAAATCATTCAACCAATCAGCATGGGAAGGCCTGCAATCTTGGGGTAAAGAAATGGGCCTTCAAAAAGGAACAGGTTTCGATTATTTTCAATCTACAAGTGAATCTGAGTATGCAACTAATCTCGATACAGCAGTTTCAGGAGGGTATCAACTGATTTATGGTATCGGCTTTGCATTGAAAGATGCTATTGCTAAAGCAGCTGGAGATAATGAAGGAGTTAAGTTTGTTATTATCGATGATATTATCGAAGGAAAAGATAATGTAGCCAGTGTTACCTTTGCCGACCATGAAGCTGCTTATCTTGCAGGAATTGCAGCTGCAAAAACAACAAAAACAAAAACAGTTGGTTTCGTGGGCGGTATGGAAGGAACTGTCATAACTCGATTTGAAAAAGGTTTTGAAGCAGGAGTTAAGTCTGTTGACGATACAATCCAAGTTAAAGTTGATTATGCTGGATCATTTGGTGACGCTGCAAAAGGAAAAACAATCGCAGCAGCTCAGTATGCAGCAGGTGCTGATGTTATTTACCAGGCAGCAGGAGGCACTGGAGCAGGTGTATTTAATGAAGCAAAAGCTATTAATGAAAAACGTAGTGAAGCTGATAAAGTTTGGGTTATTGGTGTTGACCGTGATCAAAAAGACGAAGGAAAATACACTTCTAAAGATGGCAAAGAAGCAAACTTTGTACTTGCATCATCAATCAAAGAAGTCGGTAAAGCTGTTCAGTTAATCAACAAGCAAGTAGCAGATAAAAAATTCCCTGGAGGAAAAACAACTGTCTATGGTCTAAAAGATGGCGGTGTTGAAATCGCAACTACAAATGTTTCAAAAGAAGCTGTTAAAGCTATTAAAGAAGCGAAAGCAAAAATTAAATCTGGTGACATTAAAGTTCCTGAAAAATAG
- a CDS encoding cytidine deaminase: protein MGTTDLVSCAVQASEYAYVPYSHFPVGAALKTKDGTIYTGCNIENVSFGLTNCGERTAIFKAISDGHKELVEIAIYGETMQPVSPCGACRQVMAEFFDPSSLVTLIAKNGQTVEMTVGDLLPYSFTDLI, encoded by the coding sequence ATGGGGACTACTGATTTAGTTAGTTGTGCTGTACAAGCTAGTGAGTATGCTTATGTCCCTTACTCTCATTTTCCAGTAGGAGCAGCTTTAAAAACAAAAGATGGAACGATCTATACTGGCTGTAATATTGAAAATGTTAGTTTTGGTCTGACAAATTGTGGAGAGCGAACAGCTATATTTAAAGCCATATCTGATGGTCATAAAGAATTGGTTGAAATTGCTATTTATGGAGAAACTATGCAACCTGTATCTCCTTGTGGGGCTTGTCGTCAGGTAATGGCAGAATTTTTTGATCCTTCTTCTTTAGTCACTTTAATTGCTAAAAATGGTCAAACTGTTGAAATGACTGTTGGAGATTTACTCCCCTATTCTTTTACAGATTTAATATAA
- a CDS encoding class I SAM-dependent methyltransferase, which produces MTKMYYDENPDSLHDIHEVKVELLNHPFTFLTDSGVFSKKMVDFGSQVLLKTLNFKENERVLDLGCGYGPLGISLAKVQRVDATLVDINNRALDLARKNATNNQVAVTIFQSNIYENISGHFEHIISNPPIRAGKRVVHSIIEKSIDFLVVNGDLTIVIQKKQGAPSAKAKMATIFGNVEILRKDKGYYVLRSIKQA; this is translated from the coding sequence ATGACAAAGATGTATTATGATGAAAATCCAGATAGCCTACACGATATTCATGAAGTAAAAGTAGAGCTGCTTAATCATCCCTTTACTTTTTTGACGGATTCAGGTGTCTTTTCAAAGAAAATGGTTGATTTCGGTAGCCAAGTATTATTAAAGACACTAAATTTCAAGGAGAACGAACGTGTACTGGACTTAGGTTGCGGCTATGGCCCTCTTGGGATTAGTCTAGCCAAGGTTCAAAGGGTAGACGCAACCTTAGTGGACATCAATAATCGTGCTCTTGATTTAGCTAGAAAAAATGCAACTAATAACCAAGTGGCAGTAACTATTTTTCAATCAAATATTTATGAAAATATTAGTGGCCATTTTGAGCATATTATTAGTAATCCTCCTATTAGAGCAGGAAAGAGAGTAGTTCATAGTATTATTGAAAAAAGCATAGATTTTTTAGTGGTTAATGGTGACTTAACGATTGTGATTCAAAAAAAACAAGGAGCTCCTAGCGCTAAAGCAAAAATGGCAACTATTTTTGGTAATGTTGAGATATTAAGGAAAGATAAAGGTTATTATGTATTAAGAAGTATAAAGCAAGCCTAA
- the coaA gene encoding type I pantothenate kinase, whose translation MSNEFINFEKISRESWKTLHQKAKALLTQEELKSITSLNDNISINDVIDIYLPLINLIQVYKIAQENLSFSKSLFLKKDIQLRPFIIGISGSVAVGKSTTSRLLQLLLSRTHPNSQVELVTTDGFLYPNQFLIEQGLLNRKGFPESYNMELLLDFLDSIKNGQTAFAPVYSHDIYDIIPNQKQSFNNPDFLIVEGINVFQNQQNNRLYMSDYFDFSIYIDADSSHIETWYIERFLSILKLAKRDPHNYYAQYAQLPRSEAIAFARNVWKTVNLENLEKFIEPTRNRAELILHKSADHKIDEIYLKK comes from the coding sequence ATGTCAAATGAATTTATTAACTTTGAAAAAATTTCTAGAGAGTCTTGGAAAACATTACATCAAAAGGCAAAAGCTCTCCTCACACAAGAGGAACTTAAAAGTATTACTAGCTTAAATGATAACATCAGTATTAACGATGTCATTGATATCTACCTTCCATTAATTAATCTGATCCAGGTTTACAAAATTGCGCAAGAAAATCTTTCTTTTTCTAAAAGCCTTTTTCTAAAAAAAGACATTCAATTAAGGCCTTTTATTATTGGAATTTCTGGTTCAGTAGCTGTTGGTAAATCAACAACTAGTCGTCTTTTACAACTTTTATTATCACGAACGCACCCCAATAGTCAAGTCGAACTGGTAACGACTGATGGTTTTTTATATCCTAATCAGTTTCTTATTGAACAAGGACTGTTAAATCGTAAAGGATTTCCAGAATCTTATAACATGGAACTTCTCTTAGATTTTCTAGATTCCATCAAAAATGGTCAAACTGCTTTTGCACCCGTCTATTCTCATGATATTTACGATATTATCCCAAATCAAAAACAATCATTTAATAACCCTGACTTCCTTATCGTCGAAGGTATTAACGTTTTTCAAAATCAACAAAACAATCGTTTATATATGAGTGATTACTTTGATTTTTCTATTTATATTGATGCAGACAGCAGTCACATCGAAACCTGGTACATTGAACGGTTTCTAAGCATTTTAAAATTAGCAAAACGTGACCCTCATAATTATTATGCCCAATATGCACAATTACCTCGATCTGAGGCTATAGCATTTGCGCGCAACGTTTGGAAAACCGTTAATTTAGAAAATCTTGAAAAATTCATTGAACCTACACGTAACCGTGCTGAATTAATTTTACATAAAAGTGCTGATCATAAAATTGATGAAATTTACCTCAAAAAGTGA
- the rpsT gene encoding 30S ribosomal protein S20, with the protein MEVKTLANIKSAIKRAELNVKANEKNSAQKSAMRTAIKAFEANPSEELFRAASSSIDKAESKGLIHKNKASRDKARLAAKLG; encoded by the coding sequence TTGGAGGTGAAAACATTGGCAAATATTAAATCAGCTATTAAACGCGCTGAACTTAACGTTAAAGCAAACGAAAAAAACTCAGCACAAAAATCAGCTATGCGTACTGCTATCAAAGCATTTGAAGCTAACCCATCTGAAGAGCTTTTCCGCGCTGCTTCTTCAAGCATCGATAAAGCTGAATCAAAAGGTTTGATTCACAAAAACAAAGCAAGCCGCGATAAAGCACGCCTTGCTGCAAAACTTGGCTAA